In Microbacterium enclense, one genomic interval encodes:
- the purD gene encoding phosphoribosylamine--glycine ligase, with amino-acid sequence MRILVLGSGAREHAIILALRSEEASHAIFAAPGNAGIARDAHLVALDANDPAAVLTFAKDEAVDLVIVGPEAPLVAGVADALREHGIPVFGPGKAAAQLEGSKTFAKRIMDAARVPTGRAVRAADLPTVEAALDEYGAPYVVKADGLAAGKGVIVTSDREAAIAHATTYLTTGAVLVEEFLSGPEVSLFFLSDGDRVLPLSPAQDFKRLRDGDEGPNTGGMGAYSPLPWLDERFGSEAEFVDQVTREIAEPVIREMDAEGTPFIGLLYAGLILTAQGIKVIEFNARFGDPETQVVLPRLLDPLSELLLAAASGTLEDRPRPAFAEAAAVTVVLASEGYPEAPITGRALSGIDEAEEVDGVHLAHAATAAPDGHFVATGGRVLSVVALGSTFREARTAAYAGLERIGLEGGQYRTDIALRVVEG; translated from the coding sequence GTGAGAATCCTGGTCCTCGGTTCGGGCGCGCGCGAGCACGCCATCATCCTCGCCCTGCGCTCCGAAGAGGCATCGCACGCGATCTTCGCCGCCCCCGGCAACGCCGGAATCGCACGCGATGCGCACCTCGTCGCCCTCGACGCGAACGACCCCGCGGCCGTTCTCACCTTCGCGAAGGACGAGGCGGTCGACCTCGTCATCGTCGGCCCCGAGGCGCCCCTGGTCGCCGGCGTCGCCGACGCGCTGCGCGAGCACGGCATCCCGGTGTTCGGTCCCGGCAAGGCCGCGGCCCAGCTCGAGGGATCGAAGACGTTCGCGAAGCGCATCATGGATGCCGCCCGCGTCCCCACCGGTCGTGCGGTGCGCGCGGCCGACCTCCCCACCGTGGAGGCGGCGCTCGACGAGTACGGCGCCCCGTACGTGGTCAAGGCCGATGGGCTGGCGGCGGGCAAGGGGGTCATCGTGACCTCCGACCGCGAGGCCGCGATCGCGCACGCCACGACGTACCTGACCACGGGCGCGGTGCTGGTCGAGGAGTTCCTCTCCGGCCCCGAAGTGTCGCTGTTCTTCCTCAGCGACGGCGACCGCGTGCTGCCGCTGAGCCCCGCTCAGGACTTCAAGCGCCTCCGCGACGGCGACGAGGGCCCGAACACCGGCGGCATGGGCGCGTACTCCCCCCTGCCGTGGCTCGACGAGCGCTTCGGCAGCGAGGCGGAGTTCGTCGACCAGGTCACGCGCGAGATCGCCGAGCCCGTGATCCGGGAGATGGATGCCGAGGGCACGCCGTTCATCGGGCTCCTCTACGCCGGGCTGATCCTCACCGCCCAGGGCATCAAAGTCATCGAGTTCAACGCGCGTTTCGGCGACCCCGAGACCCAGGTCGTGCTCCCCCGCCTCCTCGACCCCCTGTCGGAGCTGCTGCTCGCCGCGGCCTCGGGCACTCTCGAGGACCGCCCGCGTCCCGCTTTCGCCGAGGCCGCCGCCGTCACAGTCGTGCTCGCGAGCGAGGGATACCCCGAGGCACCGATCACCGGTCGCGCGCTGAGCGGCATCGACGAGGCCGAGGAGGTCGACGGCGTCCACCTCGCGCACGCCGCGACCGCCGCACCGGACGGGCATTTCGTCGCCACCGGCGGGCGCGTGCTCAGCGTCGTCGCGCTCGGGTCGACCTTCCGCGAGGCGCGCACCGCGGCCTACGCCGGCCTCGAGCGCATCGGCCTCGAGGGCGGCCAGTACCGAACCGACATCGCGCTCCGCGTCGTCGAGGGCTGA
- a CDS encoding TfoX/Sxy family protein, producing the protein MVDRDAMARAHEIFDPIAVRQCALPDIDIGRMFGTEGLRVRAKVYAFVVHNGSLVVKLSEQRAGDLLAAGSAGPMIMRGRPLREWVEVPMDAGPAAWEALIDEARVFVDAITP; encoded by the coding sequence ATGGTGGACCGGGATGCCATGGCCCGCGCGCACGAGATCTTCGACCCGATCGCCGTGCGCCAGTGCGCGCTGCCCGACATCGACATCGGGCGCATGTTCGGGACCGAGGGGCTCCGCGTCCGCGCGAAGGTCTACGCGTTCGTCGTGCACAACGGCTCACTCGTCGTGAAGCTGTCGGAGCAGCGCGCGGGAGACCTCCTCGCCGCGGGTAGCGCGGGGCCCATGATCATGCGCGGACGTCCACTGCGGGAGTGGGTGGAAGTGCCGATGGATGCCGGACCGGCGGCGTGGGAAGCGCTGATCGACGAGGCACGGGTCTTCGTCGACGCGATCACGCCCTGA
- a CDS encoding sugar kinase encodes MTRVVTLGETMALARTTEIGSLRHAAGLALGIGGAESNVAVGLQRLGVDTSWLGRVGDDPLGERIARELRGEGLDVRAVVDGGAPTGLMIKERPSAASTAVHYYRRGSAGSRLVADDVPAGWIEDAALLHVTGITPLLSDSARETVLAVVERARAADVPVSFDINYRSALAAPEVAGPVLREIAERATLVFGGVEELDLLGPDAAAALLAAGVAQVIVKRGPAGAAVFSLADVTEAPGFVIEPLDTVGAGDAFVAGYLSAWLDDLSAGDALVRGNACGAMACLVPGDWEAAPSRRDLERFLTGGGDPVRR; translated from the coding sequence GTGACCCGCGTCGTCACCCTCGGCGAGACCATGGCGCTCGCGCGCACCACCGAGATCGGTTCTCTTCGCCACGCGGCGGGACTCGCGCTCGGGATCGGCGGGGCCGAGAGCAACGTCGCCGTCGGGCTCCAGCGCCTCGGTGTCGACACGTCGTGGCTCGGCCGCGTCGGTGACGACCCCCTCGGCGAGCGGATCGCGCGCGAGCTGCGCGGGGAGGGACTCGACGTGCGCGCGGTGGTCGACGGCGGGGCGCCCACGGGCCTCATGATCAAGGAACGCCCGTCCGCGGCATCCACGGCGGTCCACTACTACCGACGCGGCTCGGCGGGGTCGCGGCTGGTGGCCGACGACGTGCCGGCCGGGTGGATCGAGGACGCAGCGCTGCTGCACGTCACCGGCATCACTCCGCTGCTGTCCGACAGCGCGCGCGAGACCGTGCTCGCGGTCGTCGAGCGCGCACGCGCCGCCGACGTGCCGGTGAGCTTCGACATCAACTACCGCTCGGCGCTGGCCGCTCCCGAGGTCGCGGGACCGGTGCTGCGCGAGATCGCCGAGCGCGCGACGCTCGTGTTCGGGGGCGTGGAGGAGCTCGACCTCCTGGGACCGGATGCCGCGGCGGCCCTTCTCGCGGCCGGCGTGGCGCAGGTGATCGTCAAGCGCGGGCCGGCGGGTGCCGCGGTCTTCTCGCTCGCCGACGTGACCGAGGCGCCCGGCTTCGTCATCGAGCCGCTCGACACCGTGGGCGCGGGTGACGCGTTCGTGGCCGGGTATCTCAGCGCCTGGCTCGACGATCTGTCCGCCGGGGACGCCCTCGTGCGCGGCAACGCGTGCGGAGCGATGGCCTGCCTCGTCCCCGGCGACTGGGAGGCCGCGCCGTCGCGTCGCGACCTCGAACGCTTCCTTACCGGTGGCGGCGACCCCGTACGGCGGTGA
- a CDS encoding bifunctional 4-hydroxy-2-oxoglutarate aldolase/2-dehydro-3-deoxy-phosphogluconate aldolase: MTGELPARTLASKLVVVARASAASDYAPVLAALAEGGVQSVELTLTTPGTFDAFAALRASFDGDLGIGTVTTLDQLERAIEVGADYVVTPITSSALVERAVRAGIPIIPGGLTPTELFASWSAGASAVKVFPAGQVGPGYLKDLRGPFPDIAVVPSGGVDADGAAAWLAAGAVAVSVGGPLLGDAFRGGDLGALRERAKRFVEVCGS; encoded by the coding sequence ATGACTGGTGAGCTCCCCGCCCGCACGTTGGCCTCGAAGCTCGTCGTCGTCGCCCGGGCCTCCGCAGCGTCGGACTACGCGCCGGTGCTCGCCGCCCTCGCCGAGGGGGGCGTGCAGAGCGTCGAGTTGACGCTGACGACGCCCGGAACCTTCGACGCCTTCGCGGCCCTGCGGGCCTCGTTCGACGGCGATCTCGGCATCGGCACGGTCACGACCCTGGATCAGCTCGAGCGCGCGATCGAGGTCGGTGCCGACTATGTCGTCACTCCCATCACCTCTTCCGCACTCGTCGAGCGGGCCGTGAGGGCCGGCATCCCGATCATCCCCGGTGGCCTGACGCCGACCGAGCTGTTCGCGTCGTGGTCGGCGGGCGCATCGGCCGTGAAGGTCTTCCCGGCCGGGCAGGTCGGCCCGGGCTACCTGAAAGACCTGCGCGGACCGTTCCCCGACATCGCGGTCGTCCCTTCGGGAGGAGTGGATGCCGACGGTGCGGCCGCGTGGCTCGCCGCGGGCGCCGTGGCGGTCAGCGTGGGCGGACCGCTGCTCGGTGACGCGTTCCGGGGCGGTGACCTCGGCGCGCTGCGCGAGCGGGCGAAGCGGTTCGTGGAGGTGTGCGGGTCGTGA
- a CDS encoding D-galactonate dehydratase family protein, with the protein MSIASVDVIVTSPGRNFVTLKVTTSDGIVGWGDATLNGRELSVASYLSDHLASMLIGRDEDRIEDTWQYLYRGAYWRRGPVTMAAIAAVDMALWDIKAKKAGMPLYQLLGGASRDGVRVYAHASGTDFEALSNAITGYRELGFTAVRVQTGVPGLGQIYGVSSTGPGVRYDYEPAKRSGDRPSEETWDTRQYLNHMPGVFAKIREEFGTDLRILHDGHHRMTPIEAARFAKDVEPYDLFWLEDATPGEDQTALRLIRQHSTTPLAIGEVFNTVYDYQTLITERLIDYVRSAVTHTGGITAMKKLLDFAAIYGIRSGIHGPTDISPVGMAAALHLDLAIHNFGIQEYMPHNEQTLEVFQTSFTFDKGFLHPGDQPGLGVELDEEAAGAFEYTKAYLPVNRLLDGTVHDW; encoded by the coding sequence ATGAGCATCGCCTCCGTCGACGTCATCGTCACGAGCCCCGGCCGCAACTTCGTCACCCTGAAGGTCACCACCAGCGACGGCATCGTCGGATGGGGGGATGCCACCCTCAACGGCCGCGAGCTGTCGGTGGCCTCCTACCTCTCCGATCACCTCGCCTCGATGCTGATCGGCCGCGACGAGGACCGCATCGAAGACACCTGGCAATACCTCTACCGGGGTGCGTACTGGCGCCGCGGGCCGGTGACGATGGCCGCGATCGCCGCGGTCGACATGGCGCTGTGGGACATCAAGGCCAAGAAGGCCGGGATGCCGCTGTACCAGCTGCTGGGTGGGGCGAGCCGTGACGGCGTGCGCGTCTACGCACACGCCTCGGGCACCGATTTCGAAGCCCTGTCGAACGCCATCACCGGATACCGCGAGCTCGGCTTCACCGCCGTGCGCGTACAGACGGGTGTTCCCGGCCTCGGCCAGATCTACGGCGTCTCGTCCACGGGTCCCGGCGTGCGGTACGACTACGAACCGGCGAAGCGTTCGGGTGACCGCCCGTCCGAGGAGACGTGGGACACCCGCCAGTACCTCAACCACATGCCCGGGGTGTTCGCGAAGATCCGCGAGGAGTTCGGTACCGACCTGCGCATCCTCCACGACGGCCACCACCGCATGACCCCGATCGAGGCCGCGCGCTTCGCCAAAGACGTCGAGCCCTATGACCTGTTCTGGCTCGAAGACGCCACTCCCGGCGAGGACCAGACGGCGCTGCGCCTCATCCGTCAGCACTCCACGACCCCGCTCGCGATCGGCGAGGTCTTCAACACGGTCTACGACTACCAGACGCTCATCACCGAGCGCCTGATCGACTACGTCCGCTCGGCCGTCACCCACACCGGTGGCATCACCGCGATGAAGAAGCTGCTCGACTTCGCCGCGATCTACGGCATCCGCTCCGGCATCCACGGGCCCACCGACATCTCGCCCGTCGGGATGGCCGCAGCGCTCCACCTCGATCTCGCGATCCACAACTTCGGCATCCAGGAGTACATGCCGCACAACGAGCAGACGCTCGAGGTGTTCCAGACGAGCTTCACCTTCGACAAGGGCTTCCTGCACCCGGGCGACCAGCCGGGTCTCGGCGTCGAGCTCGACGAGGAGGCCGCGGGTGCGTTCGAGTACACCAAGGCCTACCTGCCCGTGAACCGCCTGCTCGACGGGACCGTCCATGACTGGTGA
- a CDS encoding MFS transporter has translation MSSSSAPGVDASTSPPVAKRSVGDLARAAVSGWLGTALEFMDFQLYSLAAALVFSQIFFAGGDAAMAVVLAMATYGVGYVARPVGAFFFARIGDKIGRKQVLFYTILLMGAATTLIGVLPTYDQVGILAPILLVILRLAQGFGAGAEISGAGVMLAEYAPDNRRGVVASLVALGTNCGTLFASGIWAILLAVMMESDVIAWGWRIPFIGSAVIMLFALWVRFNLKESPVFEERTDVVDGKALSRAELQKVATETNDIRTLESLQKKPLKAVLVSFFLRFGQAGNSGIVQTYLISFITITLAISKEVGPEIVIVSSLIGFITIPVVGFLGDKFGRRRMYIVMSSLSLLLIVPTLLLINSRDVAWIFVGYALIHNISVLGLASMENISIPEIFGARNRYTLTAVVREIAAIVATGIGPVVAAAWVAAATGSIVPIMVLMGVFTASALVAAIVAPEWTGRDLTDPRAAM, from the coding sequence ATGAGCAGCTCTTCCGCCCCCGGCGTCGACGCCTCGACGTCGCCGCCCGTCGCCAAACGATCCGTCGGCGACCTCGCCCGCGCCGCCGTCTCGGGCTGGCTCGGCACCGCGCTGGAGTTCATGGACTTCCAGCTCTATTCGCTGGCCGCCGCCCTCGTCTTCAGCCAGATCTTCTTCGCCGGCGGCGACGCCGCGATGGCGGTCGTGCTCGCGATGGCGACCTACGGCGTGGGCTACGTGGCCCGCCCGGTCGGCGCGTTCTTCTTCGCCCGCATCGGCGACAAGATCGGCCGCAAGCAGGTGCTGTTCTACACGATCCTGCTGATGGGAGCGGCGACGACCCTCATCGGCGTGCTGCCGACCTACGACCAGGTCGGCATCCTGGCCCCGATCCTCCTCGTGATCCTCCGCCTCGCCCAGGGCTTCGGTGCGGGCGCTGAGATCTCCGGTGCGGGCGTCATGCTCGCCGAGTACGCCCCCGACAACCGTCGCGGCGTCGTCGCCTCGCTCGTCGCGCTGGGTACCAACTGCGGCACGCTGTTCGCCTCCGGTATCTGGGCGATCCTGCTCGCCGTGATGATGGAGAGCGACGTCATCGCGTGGGGCTGGCGCATTCCCTTCATCGGCAGCGCCGTCATCATGCTCTTCGCCCTCTGGGTCCGCTTCAACCTCAAGGAGAGCCCGGTCTTCGAGGAGCGCACCGACGTCGTCGACGGCAAGGCGCTCTCGCGCGCCGAGCTGCAGAAGGTGGCCACCGAGACCAACGACATCCGCACCCTGGAGTCGCTGCAGAAGAAGCCGCTCAAGGCTGTGCTCGTATCGTTCTTCCTGCGCTTCGGCCAGGCCGGCAACTCCGGCATCGTGCAGACCTACCTGATCTCGTTCATCACGATCACCCTCGCCATCTCCAAGGAGGTCGGTCCCGAGATCGTCATCGTCTCGTCGCTGATCGGCTTCATCACCATCCCCGTCGTGGGCTTCTTGGGCGACAAGTTCGGCCGCCGCCGCATGTACATCGTCATGTCGTCGCTGTCGCTGCTGCTGATCGTCCCGACCCTGCTGTTGATCAACTCGCGCGACGTCGCCTGGATCTTCGTCGGCTATGCGCTGATCCACAACATCTCGGTGCTGGGTCTGGCATCCATGGAGAACATCTCGATCCCCGAGATCTTCGGTGCCCGCAACCGCTACACCCTCACCGCCGTGGTCCGCGAGATCGCCGCCATCGTCGCCACGGGCATCGGTCCGGTCGTGGCCGCCGCCTGGGTGGCCGCGGCCACCGGCAGCATCGTGCCGATCATGGTGCTGATGGGCGTGTTCACCGCCTCGGCGCTGGTCGCCGCGATCGTCGCTCCCGAGTGGACCGGTCGCGACCTGACCGACCCGCGCGCGGCGATGTGA
- a CDS encoding L-idonate 5-dehydrogenase: MKLLAIHGAEDIRWEDRPTPEPGEGEVRLRVRYVGICGSDLHYYSHGKNGEYAVREPLTPGHELSAEVDLDPSGRLAPGTPVTVHPARFGPSVPGLEDRPHLRAGGDYLGSAAGFPHRQGGASEFLLVEEHMVRVLPEGLSLERAALAEPLAVAIHAVGLAGDLTGKRALVIGAGPIGLLVAAAAVNAGAAVVGASDVRPEPLERARALGATETFLVGTDAIDPESFDVVLECSGVGVALTQAVRAARRAGTVVQVGMLPDAEIGVNLAPMLAKELTLRGAFRFSTEIDDAIALLASTDALDAVVSHVIPATDAVAAFATARDSSASAKVLLSL, from the coding sequence ATGAAGCTCCTCGCGATCCACGGCGCAGAAGACATCCGCTGGGAAGACCGACCGACCCCCGAACCCGGAGAGGGTGAGGTGCGCCTGCGCGTGCGTTACGTCGGCATCTGCGGGTCGGACCTGCACTACTACTCCCACGGCAAGAACGGCGAGTATGCCGTCCGTGAGCCCCTCACTCCCGGCCACGAGCTCTCGGCCGAGGTCGACCTCGACCCGTCGGGGCGCCTCGCGCCGGGAACCCCCGTCACCGTGCATCCTGCCCGCTTCGGCCCCTCGGTTCCCGGTCTCGAGGACCGTCCCCACCTGCGCGCCGGCGGAGATTACCTCGGCAGCGCCGCAGGTTTTCCGCACCGTCAGGGCGGGGCGTCTGAGTTCCTCCTCGTCGAGGAGCACATGGTGCGCGTGCTGCCCGAGGGCCTCTCCCTGGAGCGCGCGGCCCTCGCCGAGCCGCTCGCCGTCGCAATCCACGCCGTGGGCCTCGCGGGCGACCTGACCGGGAAGCGTGCTCTCGTCATCGGCGCGGGTCCCATCGGTCTGCTCGTTGCCGCCGCCGCCGTGAATGCGGGCGCCGCCGTCGTGGGCGCCAGCGACGTGCGCCCCGAGCCCCTGGAACGAGCGCGGGCGCTCGGCGCCACCGAGACGTTCCTCGTCGGCACCGACGCGATCGACCCCGAGTCGTTCGACGTCGTTCTCGAGTGCTCCGGCGTGGGTGTCGCCCTCACCCAGGCCGTCCGCGCCGCCCGCCGCGCCGGCACCGTCGTGCAGGTCGGCATGCTCCCCGACGCCGAGATCGGGGTGAACCTCGCCCCGATGCTCGCCAAGGAGCTCACCCTGCGCGGCGCGTTCCGGTTCTCGACCGAGATCGACGACGCGATCGCGCTCCTCGCGTCGACCGACGCCCTCGACGCCGTCGTCTCGCACGTGATCCCCGCCACCGACGCGGTCGCCGCGTTCGCCACGGCGCGGGACTCCTCAGCATCCGCCAAGGTCCTCCTGTCCCTGTAA
- a CDS encoding mannitol dehydrogenase family protein has translation MPIIDDLSEPTARMGRDASTSVVLPAAPASAGILHLGLGSFHRAHQAVYTAAALRAEGGDWGIVGVASRSRRIVDALHAQDHLYAVATISPEGTTLDIPGAHTDSYVAADDPGRVVRDLADPSIRVVTLTVTENGYSFSSSTQHLDVTDPRVQADLRGGAPSSTIGQLARGLQARAAAGGAPVSILSCDNLLSNGSHTEKLVREFLQELPDAEAADVLTYLDRAVTFPSSMVDRIVPATTAELTDRVAALLGVRDDAPVPAEPFTMWAIEDRFAAGRPAWEAGGAVFTDEVGAYEQLKVRLLNGTHSLIAYLGALRGVPTIPDAIALADVEAAAAAVLRGEYEPSVTAPAGVDIEQYERDLFSRWANSALGHRTSQVGSDGSVKLGQRIPGPVAHAFARGEFPHLIALTVAGYLVCIAPPAGFDPGPHAEAMSDPARERLTAVPTRNGRDLAHRAIVDLRLFGDDVAHRTAFIDRVGDLVDRIVQRGVESAIADSLAAAGSLARPTP, from the coding sequence ATGCCGATCATCGACGATCTCTCCGAACCGACCGCGCGCATGGGTCGCGACGCCTCGACGTCAGTCGTCCTTCCCGCGGCTCCCGCGTCCGCCGGCATCCTGCACCTCGGCCTCGGCAGCTTCCACCGCGCGCATCAGGCGGTCTACACCGCCGCCGCTCTCCGCGCCGAGGGCGGCGATTGGGGGATCGTCGGCGTCGCCTCGCGGTCTCGCCGGATCGTCGACGCCCTGCACGCGCAGGATCATCTCTACGCCGTCGCCACGATCTCGCCCGAGGGGACGACCCTCGACATCCCCGGCGCCCACACCGACTCCTACGTCGCCGCGGACGACCCGGGCCGCGTCGTCCGCGACCTCGCCGACCCGTCGATCCGCGTGGTGACGCTCACGGTCACCGAGAACGGCTACAGCTTCTCGTCATCGACCCAGCACCTCGACGTCACCGACCCGCGCGTGCAGGCCGACCTCCGCGGCGGCGCACCGAGCTCGACCATCGGTCAGCTCGCTCGCGGTCTGCAGGCGCGCGCCGCCGCCGGCGGGGCCCCCGTCTCGATCCTCAGCTGCGACAACCTGCTCTCCAACGGCTCGCACACCGAGAAGCTCGTCCGCGAGTTCCTCCAGGAGCTTCCGGATGCCGAGGCCGCCGACGTCCTGACCTACCTCGACCGCGCGGTGACCTTCCCCTCGAGCATGGTCGACCGCATCGTCCCCGCGACCACCGCCGAGCTCACCGACCGCGTGGCGGCGCTGCTGGGCGTCCGCGACGACGCTCCCGTCCCCGCCGAGCCCTTCACGATGTGGGCGATCGAAGACCGCTTCGCCGCGGGCCGGCCCGCCTGGGAGGCCGGTGGTGCCGTGTTCACCGACGAAGTCGGCGCCTACGAACAGCTGAAGGTGCGTCTGCTCAACGGCACCCACTCGCTCATCGCCTACCTGGGAGCACTGCGGGGCGTTCCCACGATCCCGGATGCCATCGCCCTCGCCGACGTCGAAGCCGCCGCCGCGGCGGTTCTGCGCGGCGAGTACGAGCCCTCGGTCACCGCTCCGGCCGGTGTCGACATCGAGCAGTACGAGCGCGACCTGTTCTCCCGCTGGGCGAACAGCGCGCTCGGCCACCGCACGAGCCAGGTCGGGTCCGACGGGTCGGTCAAGCTCGGGCAGCGCATCCCCGGACCCGTCGCCCACGCCTTCGCCCGCGGCGAGTTCCCGCACCTGATCGCGCTGACGGTGGCCGGGTACCTGGTCTGCATCGCCCCTCCCGCGGGGTTCGACCCCGGCCCGCACGCCGAGGCCATGAGCGATCCCGCTCGTGAGCGTCTCACGGCCGTGCCGACCCGGAATGGGCGCGACCTGGCACACCGCGCCATCGTTGATCTGCGACTGTTCGGCGACGACGTCGCGCATCGCACCGCGTTCATCGACCGGGTCGGCGACCTCGTCGACAGGATCGTGCAGCGCGGCGTCGAGAGCGCGATCGCCGACAGCCTCGCTGCGGCCGGCAGCCTGGCCCGCCCCACCCCCTGA
- a CDS encoding LacI family DNA-binding transcriptional regulator encodes MAATLTDVARHAGVSIATASRAFGEPDRLAPATLERVRLAAAELGYATPQTPTGARTIAVVVPDAANPVYATLLKAIQGQAWHGRHRIVLYDADEDLRRERESIELAGKADGLLLCSPRLPEAEVLALVGDTPHVVINRLIPGAVCVIMDADRGPSQAVEHLAALGHAHLAYASGPHGSWADDQRAHTVGRACERHGIRLTRLSNHAASIQGGRASAAAAVASGATAVIAYNDLVALGLEAGMGELGHACPDDVSIVGIDDIELAGAVTPSLTTVRMPIARSGALAVDLLLQSMAGTTPDEAAVLPSELIVRGSTAPPRA; translated from the coding sequence ATGGCGGCGACCCTCACCGACGTGGCCCGGCACGCCGGCGTCTCGATCGCCACGGCCTCGCGTGCCTTCGGCGAACCCGACCGCCTCGCCCCCGCGACGCTCGAGCGCGTCCGCCTCGCGGCCGCCGAACTCGGCTACGCGACCCCGCAGACCCCGACCGGGGCGCGCACGATCGCGGTCGTCGTTCCGGATGCCGCGAACCCCGTGTACGCGACCCTGCTCAAGGCCATCCAAGGCCAGGCCTGGCACGGGCGACACCGCATCGTGCTCTACGACGCCGACGAAGACCTGCGCCGCGAGCGCGAGTCCATCGAGCTCGCAGGCAAGGCCGACGGGCTGCTGCTGTGCTCTCCGCGCCTCCCCGAGGCGGAGGTGCTCGCGCTCGTCGGCGACACTCCGCACGTGGTCATCAACCGTCTGATCCCCGGCGCCGTCTGCGTGATCATGGACGCCGATCGCGGCCCGAGCCAGGCCGTCGAGCATCTCGCAGCCCTCGGCCACGCGCACCTCGCCTACGCCTCGGGCCCGCACGGCTCATGGGCCGACGACCAGCGCGCGCACACCGTCGGCCGAGCCTGCGAGCGGCACGGCATCCGCCTCACGCGCCTGAGCAACCACGCCGCGTCCATCCAGGGCGGTCGGGCGAGCGCCGCCGCCGCCGTCGCCAGCGGCGCGACCGCCGTGATCGCCTACAACGACCTCGTCGCCCTGGGGCTCGAAGCCGGGATGGGCGAGCTCGGTCACGCGTGCCCCGACGACGTCAGCATCGTCGGGATCGACGACATCGAACTCGCGGGCGCCGTGACTCCGAGCCTGACCACCGTGCGGATGCCGATCGCGCGATCCGGCGCCCTGGCGGTGGACCTGCTGCTGCAGTCGATGGCCGGCACGACGCCCGACGAAGCGGCGGTGCTGCCGTCGGAGCTGATCGTGCGCGGCTCGACCGCGCCGCCGCGCGCCTAG
- a CDS encoding glycosyltransferase has protein sequence MTSSALICSMPAVGHVGPLLVVAAELQRRGWRVRLLTGARYRSMVEAAGIRFLPLPPEADTLDDIGTGDDVRERGLATINRGVERAFLDPAGPAAATLEHVLAEESADVVLHDMLFLGVQTLFGRPPSRRPLTVMCGITAAGFSSRDTPPYGLGITPLRQPVLNRLRNRVLGVTAKTVLRPVHRSLDLFLSSVGAPPLNGAFFMDVLSRSDLLAQFTVEEFEYPRSDAPANLRFYGPMPTASSRPTPAPAWFADLDPALPLVHVTQGTVANTDYSEVIEPTLTALAHLPVQVAVTTGGRSVDTLPPLPSNAFAASYLPYDELLARTSVLVTNGGYGGLHHAMRHGVPIVIAGDSEDKVETSARVQHAGVGVNLRTGRPTPDAIRAAVRRILADPRYAANARRIGDAIAVAPGAPGLVDDVEAMLVART, from the coding sequence ATGACTTCCTCCGCCCTCATCTGCAGCATGCCCGCCGTCGGGCACGTCGGCCCGCTCCTCGTCGTCGCCGCCGAGCTGCAGCGCCGCGGCTGGCGCGTGCGCCTGCTGACCGGTGCCCGGTACCGGTCGATGGTCGAGGCCGCCGGCATCCGGTTCCTGCCTCTGCCGCCCGAGGCCGACACGCTCGACGACATCGGAACGGGCGACGACGTGCGTGAGCGGGGGCTCGCGACGATCAACCGCGGCGTGGAGCGGGCGTTCCTCGACCCGGCAGGCCCCGCGGCGGCCACGCTGGAGCACGTCCTCGCGGAAGAGTCGGCGGACGTCGTGCTGCACGACATGCTCTTCCTGGGGGTGCAGACCCTGTTCGGTCGGCCGCCCTCCCGGCGTCCCCTCACGGTCATGTGCGGCATCACGGCGGCGGGCTTCTCCAGCCGTGACACGCCCCCGTACGGTCTCGGCATCACGCCGCTCCGCCAGCCGGTGCTCAATCGCCTGCGCAACCGGGTCCTGGGGGTGACGGCGAAGACCGTCCTGCGACCGGTGCACCGCTCGCTCGACCTCTTCCTCTCCAGCGTCGGGGCGCCACCGCTCAACGGCGCATTCTTCATGGATGTGCTCTCGCGCAGCGACCTGCTCGCCCAGTTCACCGTCGAGGAGTTCGAGTACCCCCGCAGCGATGCACCCGCGAACCTGCGCTTCTACGGCCCCATGCCCACCGCCTCCAGCCGGCCGACCCCCGCGCCGGCGTGGTTCGCCGACCTCGACCCGGCTCTGCCGCTCGTGCACGTCACGCAGGGCACCGTCGCCAACACCGACTACAGCGAGGTCATCGAGCCGACCCTCACGGCCCTGGCCCACCTGCCGGTGCAGGTGGCGGTGACCACCGGAGGTCGCTCTGTCGACACCCTCCCGCCGCTTCCTTCCAACGCGTTCGCGGCGAGCTACCTGCCCTACGACGAGTTGCTCGCCCGCACGAGCGTCCTCGTGACGAATGGCGGATACGGCGGCCTCCACCACGCCATGCGCCACGGTGTCCCGATCGTCATCGCCGGCGACTCGGAAGACAAGGTCGAGACCTCCGCCCGCGTGCAGCACGCCGGCGTGGGGGTGAACCTGCGGACGGGTCGCCCGACCCCGGATGCCATCCGCGCGGCCGTCCGACGGATCCTCGCCGATCCGCGCTATGCGGCGAACGCCCGGCGCATCGGTGACGCGATCGCGGTCGCGCCGGGCGCCCCCGGCCTCGTCGACGACGTGGAGGCGATGCTCGTCGCGCGCACCTGA